A single genomic interval of Corylus avellana chromosome ca10, CavTom2PMs-1.0 harbors:
- the LOC132164685 gene encoding zinc transporter 2 — protein MASISSIKTLKSTSFFLSLLLLQLSLINGHGGHDSSDTGDVSLHSKHLILVKVWCLIILLVSTFSAGVSPYFYRWNESFLLLGTQFAGGVFLGTSMMHFLSDSAEGFGDLTTKTYPFAFMLASSGYLLTMLGDCVVTFVTSRGGRSEARVLVVEEGSTPEEQPKEVHVGHNDTSLLRTTSFGDTLLLILALCFHSIFEGIAVGVADNEGDAWRNLWTISLHKLFAAIAMGIALLRMLPKRPFLITAAYSFAFAVSSPIGVGIGIAIDATTQGAAADWVYAISMGIACGVFIYVAINHLIAKGFKPHSECYFDTPFFKFLAVLLGVGVIAVVMIWD, from the exons ATGGCTTCCATCTCCTCCATCAAAACCCTAAAGTcaacctctttctttctctctctcctacTCCTCCAGCTGTCTCTGATCAACGGCCATGGAGGACACGACAGCAGCGATACAGGCGATGTAAGTTTGCACTCGAAGCACCTGATTCTGGTGAAAGTATGGTGTTTGATAATTCTCCTGGTGAGCACTTTTTCAGCCGGAGTCTCCCCTTACTTCTACCGATGGAACGAGAGCTTTCTGCTTCTGGGCACGCAATTTGCCGGCGGGGTTTTCTTGGGAACCTCTATGATGCATTTCTTGAGCGATTCTGCCGAAGGTTTTGGTGACCTGACGACTAAAACATACCCTTTTGCTTTCATGCTGGCGTCATCGGGTTATCTTCTGACAATGCTTGGGGATTGCGTGGTGACTTTTGTTACAAGCCGTGGCGGAAGATCGGAAGCTAGAGTTCTGGTTGTGGAAGAAGGAAGCACGCCGGAAGAACAACCTAAAGAGGTGCATGTGGGTCACAACGACACGTCGTTACTGAGGACAACGTCGTTTGGAGACACCTTACTACTCATCCTCGCCCTTTGTTTTCATTCCATTTTCGAGGGTATTGCCGTGGGAGTTGCAG ATAATGAAGGTGATGCATGGAGGAATCTGTGGACAATATCGTTGCACAAACTCTTCGCAGCCATTGCAATGGGAATAGCACTGCTGAGGATGCTACCAAAGAGGCCATTTCTGATAACTGCAGCTTATTCTTTTGCCTTCGCTGTATCCAGCCCCATTGGAGTAGGAATAGGCATAGCTATTGATGCCACGACTCAAGGAGCAGCAGCTGATTGGGTTTATGCTATCTCAATGGGCATTGCTTGTGGGGTTTTCATCTATGTCGCCATCAACCATCTTATAGCCAAGGGCTTCAAACCGCACTCTGAGTGTTATTTTGACACTCCCTTCTTCAAATTTCTTGCTGTGCTTCTTGGAGTGGGTGTTATAGCGGTTGTGATGATCTGGGACTAG